Proteins encoded by one window of Glycine soja cultivar W05 chromosome 15, ASM419377v2, whole genome shotgun sequence:
- the LOC114386180 gene encoding uncharacterized protein LOC114386180, giving the protein MPFGEALQQMPLYSKFMKEILTKKGKYIDNENIVVGGKETVNKALIDLGASINLMPLSMCKRIGNLKIDPTKMTLQLADRSITRSYGLVEDVLVKVRHFTFPVDFVIMDIEEDTDIPLILGRPFMLTANCVVDMGNGNLELSIDNQKITFDLFKAMKYPQEGWKCFRVEEIDKEDVSILETPQSSLEKAMVNALDCLTSEEEKDLKACLEDLDQQDSIPEGEAKFETLEEKVPSEKKKIELKILPDHLKYVFLEEDKPVVISNALTTEEENRLVDIFKKHREAIG; this is encoded by the exons ATGCCATTCGGGGAAGCCTTACAACAGATGCCCCTCTACTCCAAATTTATGAAGGAAATCCTCACCAAGAAGGGGAAGTACATTGACAATGAAAACATTGTGGTAGGGG GGAAGGAGACGGTGAACAAGGCCCTCATTGACTTAGGAGCAAGCATCAATCTGATGCCCTTGTCAATGTGTAAAAGAATTGGGAATCTGAAGATAGATCCTACCAAGATGACGCTTCAGCTAGCAGACCGCTCGATTACAAGGTCGTACGGGTTGGTAGAAGATGTCCTAGTCAAGGTACGCCATTTTACTTTTCCAGTGGACTTTGTCATAATGGATATCGAAGAAGACACAGACATTCCCCTCATCTTAGGCAGACCATTCATGCTGACTGCCAACTGTGTGGTGGATATGGGGAATGGGAACTTGGAGTTGAGTATTGACAATCAGAAGATCACCTTCGACCTCTTCAAAGCAATGAAGTATCCACAGGAAGGTTGGAAGTGTTTCAGAGTAGAGGAGATTGATAAGGAAGATGTCAGTATTCTCGAGACACCACAGTCTTCACTGGAGAAAGCAATGGTAAATGCTTTGGACTGTCTAACCAGTGAAGAGGAGAAAGATCTAAAGGCTTGCTTGGAAGACTTGGATCAACAAGACAGTATTCCTGAGGGAGAAGCCAAGTTTGAGACGCTAGAAGAGAAAGTTCCATCcgagaagaagaagatagagTTAAAGATATTGCCCGATCATCTAAAGTATGTGTTCTTGGAGGAAGACAAGCCTGTAGTAATCAGCAATGCACTCACGACAGAAGAGGAAAACAGGTTAGtagatatcttcaagaaacacaGGGAAGCTATTGGATGA